In Pelodictyon luteolum DSM 273, the genomic stretch TGCGGGAGAACATCGGTCCGGTCGCATCGTTCAAAAACGCCGTCATCGTCGACCGCCTCCCGAAAACCCGCTCGGGAAAAATCCTCCGCTCAACCATGCGCAAACTGGCCAACAGCGAGCCCTTCGACATCCCGGCAACCATCGACGACCCGGACATCCTCGAAGAGATACGTACAGCCCTCAGCACAATCGGCTATGCCACATGACAACAGGAATCAATGATCAGTAAAATAGACCATATCGCCATCGCCGTATCGAACCTCGACGAAGCAGTCCGGACCTACATGAACGTCCTCGGCTGCGGGGCGGATGCCATACGTATCGAGGAGGTCCCCTCCGAACAGGTACGGGTGGCATTCATTCAGGTAGGAGAGACGAAGATCGAACTGCTCGAACCCATGTCCCCGGAAAGCCCCATATCGAAGTTTCTGGAGAAGAACGGAGAGGGCATGCACCACATCGCGTTCTCCACAGACAGCGTAGCCCGGGAACAGGAGCGCGTAACAGCCCTTGGCATGCGCCCGCTCGGTGAGATACGCCGGGGAGCCGGAGGAAAGGAGATTCTCTTCCTCCATCCGAAAGACACGGGGCGGGTACTTATGGAACTCACCGGGAAAAAGAAAGAGGAATGAAGCACTTCCAGCTCCCTTTCGAGAAACAGGAAGGGTTCAGCTATGCACATGCAGACATCGAGGCGCTTTCGGAGTATGACAAGTACCTTCTCTCGTTCCATCCGGAGCGTCCGCGGTACCTCGACTACCTCACCCTGTTCGAGAAGCAGGAAGAGTGTCTCCGGAGCGACCGATTCGGCAGCTGCACCATACAGGTCCACCGCGCCGAACTCACCCTGAACGGCACCACCCACCGGGTGATGCTCATCGGCCAGCAGTCCTCCCCGACTTCCGACTTCGCCCGCCTCCAGGAGATCATGAAAAACCCGGAGGAGATCGCCCGCTGGAACCACGGCATGCCGACCCCGGCGGCTTTCCAGAAGGCCATCGAGGCCATCGCCCTCGCCGAAGCAGAGAAGCGAACCATCATCACCATCATCGATACGGCAGGGGCTGATCCCACCGAGGCCTCGGAAGCCGGCGGCATCGCCTGGAAAATCGGCCGCTGCATGCAGTCGCTCGCCGAAGCCTCCGTCCCCACCCTCTCTGTGATCATCAACCGCGGATGCAGCGGCGGCGCCATAGCCCTCAGCGGCTGCGACGGGATACTCGCCATGGAGTATGCGACCTATATGGTGATCTCTCCCGAAGCCTGTTCATCCATCCTCTTCCATACCCGCCAGAAGGCAGCACTTGCCGCCGAACTTTCCCGCATCACGGCACATGAGGGGCTGGAGCTCGGCATCATCGACGACCTGATCCCGGAATCGGAAGGCCCGGCGCACCGGTTCCCTGACGGAGCACTCCGCTCTTTCCGCTCCGGCGTGCTCCGCTGGCTTGAAAAGCTCTCCGCACTCTCTCTCGATGAGGTGTTCAGCAGCAGGATGGAGCGCTGGAAGCGTATCGGACGGTGGGAGTATATGGCTGAAGAGGAGATCAAGACTTTTGAAAAACCAGTCCGGAACCTCCCCGATGCACCCGAAAAGAACCGGTTTGTTCCGCGCCACAAAGGGTGTCGCGACAGCGAAGGCCGGGCCATCGTAGACCCGGTGCTTTTCTCTACACTCCGGCGAGACAACTTTCGCTGCGACACCTGCCTTCACCGCTACCTCCGCCTCACGGCACATGACTATATAGCGCTCGTGCTCGACGAAGGCTCGTTCAGGGAACATCCCCAAACCCGGCATATCATCGACAGCGACATCCTCGCCTTCCCCAACTACCCCGAAAAACTCAGGGAGGCGCGCCAGCGCTCCGGCACCGCCACGGCCTTCATCACCGGAGACGGCAGAATAGAGGGGCAGGATGTGGTGTTCTGTGCCTCGAATTTCAGTTTCCTCGGCGGTTCGTTCTCCATGTCGACCGGTGAAAAGCTGCGCATTGCCGCCTGCATCGCCCTCGAGCGGCAGTGCCCGCTCGTCATCCACGCCACGGGCGGCGGGGCGAGAATGCACGAAGGGTGCTCCTCAATGACGAGCATCCCCAAGATCCATGTAGCGCTCTCGGCCGTCGAGCGGGCCGGGCTTCCGCTCGTCACCATCATTTCCGACCCGACCCTTGGCGGCGTGGCCATCGGAGCCGGATCTCGTGGAGAGCACATCATAGAACATAATGCGGGCAATATCGGTTTTTCAGGCAAACGGGTCATCGAACAGTATACCGGCCTACCCACATCGAAAGGATTTCAGACAGCCGACTGGCTCAGGGAAAAAGGATACGCCTCCCGCATCGCACGACCATCTGAAATGAAGCGCGAAATATCGGCCATCATCAGCCGGCAACCATCAAACAGCAAGCAATGACAGCACAGGAGCCCGGTCTCGGGTATAGTGAATTTCCGGCGGTAAGCCGGGTTGAATGGAAAGAACGGGTGGCGTCAGACCTCGGGGAAGGCAAAACCTATGACCGGATTGTATGGCAGACGCCCGACGGCTTCCCGCTTGAACCCTGGTACGGCATCAATGAACCCTCGCCCCGGATCAGGGTCCCCATGCAGGCAGGCGGCACCACCGCAGTAAGCTGCCGACGCATCACGGCTGAAGATCCCGAAGAGGCAAACCGGGATGCGCTTCGGGCACTCGAGGAGGGAGCCGGTGCGCTCGAGTTCGTCATGACTGGCAAAGAGAGCTGCCGGCCGGCATATACCCGGCGGCTCCTTTCCGGCATCAGCCTTGAAAACGTCCCCGTATGGTTTTCCGGCACGCCGGACCATCTCGCCCTCACCGGGGCACTCGCCGCAATGGATGGATTCTCTGCCAACACCGGCGGACTGCTCAGCCCTCCTCCGGCCGGAGATTCCGGGTTGCTTCAGGCACTCTGTTCCGGTGAAGGCCTCCCGGTCACCTTCGGGACCCTCTGCGTGGACACCGTCCCCTTCCACGACAGGGGCGCGACTCCAGCTGAAGAGGTAGCGCTTGCTCTTGCCGGCATGAGCGACATGATTGAAGAGCTCCTTGAAGCCGGAATCCCCGGGGAAAGCATTGCAGGGAAAATGACCATCACTATGGCGGTGGGCTCGAGCCATTTTCTTGAGATGGCCAAACCGAGGGCGCTGCGGGCACTGCTCCCCCATCTCCTTGAAGCATACGGGATACCGGCGGACACATTGCCCCGCCTCTTCGCCAGAACCTCTCGCAGAAACCTCTCGCTCCTCGACCCCCATACCAACCTGCTCCGTCTGACTACCGAAACAGCCTCGGCCATCGCCGGAGGGTACGAAACGCTTGAGATCGCTCCGTTCGACGCCGGGAAATCGACCTCCGCGGGTGAAGCCGCCCGCATCTCGATGAACATCCACCTGCTGCTCACGATGGAGGCCGGGCTCGGCAGGGTCCAGGACCCTGCCGCCGGATCGCCCTTCATCGAAACCATGACGGCAAAGCTCGCCGGAACGGCCTGGGAGATTTTCAAGACCATCGAATCGGCAGGCGGACTCAGTGCCGCATCCCCCCTTGTGGAATCCATGATTGCCGCTGCGCGCAGCGCTGCCCTGAAACAGGCGGCAACAAGGAAAAAAACCCTTGTCGGGGTCAACCGCTACCCCGCAGACCTTCTTCCGCAGCAGCTCCTCCATCTCGACGCCCTCACGGCAACAGCCGACGAAAGCGTGGAGGGAAGTGAAACGGCACGCTTCGAACGGATCCGGCTCCGCACGGCATCGCATGCCCTAAAGACCGGCCGCACCCCGTCGGTGTTCATCTGGATGCACGGAAACCCGGCCGTATCCCGCCTGCAGGCAGGTTTTACCGAAGACTTCTTCCGCTGCGGAGGGTTCGCCATATCGGGCAGCGCTGAACTGGCGGTTGAGGCTGCATCGTGCGCGACCGCACTTGCAGACAAGCCCTCCTTTGTGGTGCTCTGCATCGCCGAAAAAGACCCCGTTCCCTCAGCCGAATCAATCTGCCGGATGCTTAAAGAGGCCTCCTCGGGCATCATTCCGGTGATGGCGGGAAAGCCCCCCGAAGGACACGAACGGCTTACTGCCGCAGGGATCGACAGCTTCATCTATACCGGGGTCGACTGCCCCGCAATGCTCGAGAAATACCAACACACGACAGGAGCGTAATGAAACCCGATTTTTCATCCATTGATATTTTCAGCGGGGCAGTACCCGCAGCACCGCAGCACGACGAGGCTGAAACGCCACGCTGGCTCACCCCGGAAGGACTCGGGGAATGCCGCTCCTATGCCGGCCGTGAAGAAGCTTCTGAAGCGCACCTGCAGGGTGCGCCGGGGTTCCCGCCCTTCACCGCAGGCCCCTACTCCACCATGTACACGACCAGGCCGTGGACCATCCGGCAGTATGCAGGGTTTTCAACGGCCGAGGAGTCAAACCTCTTCTACCGCCGCAACCTTGCCGCAGGCCAGAAAGGTCTCTCGGTCGCCTTCGACCTTCCGACCCACCGCGGCTATGATTCCGACCACCCGAGGGTGGTGGGAGATGTCGGCAAGGCCGGAGTCGCCATCGACTCGGTCGAGGACATGAAGATCCTCTTCGACGGGATTCCACTCGGCGACATCTCCGTTTCGATGACCATGAACGGGGCGGTGCTCCCCGTCATGGCATTCTACATCGTCGCCGCCGAAGAAGAGGGCGTGGGGCCGGAAAAACTCAGCGGAACCATCCAGAACGACATCCTCAAGGAGTTCATGGTCCGCAACACCTACATCTACCCTCCGGCGCCTTCAATGCGTATCATTGCCGACATCTTCCGCTATACGAGCGCCACGATGCCGAAGTTCAACTCCATCAGCATCTCCGGCTACCACATGCAGGAAGCCGGTGCCACGGCGGACCTGGAGCTGGCCTTCACCCTTGCAGACGGACTCGAGTACCTCCGTACCGGCCTCGAAGCCGGCCTGGATATCGACGCCTTCGCCCCCCGCCTCTCCTTTTTCTGGGCCAGCGGCATGAACTACTTCACCGAGATCGCCAAACTGAGGGCGGCAAGGATGCTGTGGGCAAAAATCGTGAAGCGCTTCAATCCGAAGAACCCGAAATCGCTGATGCTGCGCTCCCATACCCAGACCTCCGGCTGGAGCCTCACCGAGCAGGACCCGTTCAACAATGTTGCGCGAACCTGCATAGAAGCTCTCGGCGCCGCACTCGGCCATACCCAGTCGCTGCACACAAACGCCCTCGACGAAGCCATCGCGCTGCCCTCCCCGTTCTCGGCGCGCATCGCCCGCAACACCCAGCTCTACCTGCAGGAGGAGACCGACATCACCCGGAGCATCGACCCGTGGTCGGGCTCATACTATGTCGAATCCCTCACATCCCAGCTTGCATCGAAAGCGTGGAAGATCATTGAAGAGATCGAAGAAGCCGGAGGCATGGTGAAGGCTATCGAGCAGGGCATCCCGAAACGGCAGATTGAAGAGGCGGCCGCCCGCAAGCAGTCCCGAATTGATCGCGGAGAAGACAGCATCATCGGCCTGAACGCCTACCGTACCGCTGAGAAAACCGACATCGAGCTGCTTGAGGTCGACAATACCATGGTGCTCCATAAACAGATGGAACGCCTTGAAAGAATCAAGGCCACCCGCAACCCGGAGGAAACCCAGGCAGCGCTCCGGGCCATGACGGAATGCGCCCGATCGGGAGAGGGAAACCTTCTCGCCCTCGCCGTTGATGCTGCGCGCAAACGCGCCACACTCGGAGAAATATCCTCAGCCTGCGAAGAGGTGTTCGGCCGATACCGCTCAACAGTCAGGCTCAACAGCAACGTCTACATGTCAGGAATGGAACACAACCACCGGTTCAGGGAGGCACAGGACCTTGCCGACACCTTTGCATCCATCGAAGGCCGACGGCCGAGGATCATGGTCGCCAAGGTCGGACAGGACGGCCATGACCGCGGAGCCAAAGTCATTGCAGCCGGCTTTGCCGACGTCGGCTTCGACGTCGACATCAGCCCGCTCTTCCAGACCCCTGAAGAGGTCGTCCAGCAGGCGCTCGACAATGATGTGCACCTCATCGGCATCTCCAGCCTTGCAGCCGGCCACAAGACCCTCATCCCGGAGACAGTCAAGCTGCTCAGGGAGGCAGGACGGGAGGATATTCTGGTGATTGCCGGCGGCATCATACCCGAACGCGACCATGCGTTCCTCCGTAGAGAGGGAGTAGCGGCGATATTCGGGCCGGGTACCGTCATTGCCGATGCAGCCATTGAGATTCTCAGCATCCTCATAGGAAAAACCGGCGTATGAGCAGGCAGGGGTCAGCGGGAACCGGAGGACCGCTTGATGCGGAAAGCATTGCCCGGGGCGTGATTGGCGGCAACCGCCAGATGCTTGCCAGAGCCATCACGCTCGTGGAATCCGAAAACCCGGTGCACGCCGAATCGGCACGCCGCATCCTTGAGCAATGCATCACTGAAGGTCGGCATGCGATGCGCATTGCCGTCACCGGCTCGCCGGGAGCCGGCAAAAGCACCTTCATCGAATCACTTGGCGAAGAGATCATCAGCAACGGTCATAGCCTTGCGGTCCTTGCCGTCGACCCGAGCAGCCTGCGTTCGAGAGGAAGCATTCTCGGCGACAAGGCCCGCATGGAAAAGCTGACCGCACGAAAAGAGGCCTTCATACGCCCTACCGCGTCCTCAGGCCACCTCGGAGGCGGAGCGCCAAAAACCCATGAAACCATGCTGCTGCTGGAAGCGGCGGGTTATGAAGTCATCATACTGGAAACAGTCGGGGTGGGCCAGTCGGAAGTACATGCCGATGCCATGACGGACTTCGTCCTTCTCCTCATGCTGCCGGGATCGGGTGACGAGCTGCAGGGGATAAAACGCGGGATCATGGAAATTGCGGACGCAGTCGGCGTCACCAAGGCGGACGGAGAGCGGGTGGAGTTGGCCAAAGCAACAGCATCCGACTTTACGGCAGCCCTCGGCATGCTGCCCGAGAAACACCCCGGACACCGGCGGAAGGTGCTCCTCACCTCGGCACGCAGCGGAGCAGGCATCAAGGAAACCTGGGGGGAGATTACCGGCTTCTTCGATCTTCTCCAAAAGAGCGGGGAGCTTGAGCTGCGTCAGCTGCAGCAACGCTCAAGCCTGCTCCGGGACCTCGTCGAATGGGGACTCAGGAAAGCGTACCGGAGCGACCCTGCCATACAACAGCGGAAGGCGGAGATAGAGGCCGAGGTTGCTGCCGGCCGGCTGAGCCCGTTCGAGGGCGCCGATCTGCTCGTCGAAGCCTTTAGGCTTCGCCGATAAACTCCTTCTCATCATCCTTGACGATCAGCACCGGGCAGCCAGCCCTGCGCACGATTGTTTCGGCAACGCTTCCCATCAGGAGGCGGCTGAGCCCTTTCTTGCCGTGGGAACCCATGATGATGAGGTTGACATCGAGTTCGTTCAACCGCTCCAGGATGATGTCGGCAGGATTGCCGATGCGTACAAGCCCATCGGCCTTGATGCCGGCAGCACGAAGCTCACCGAGCAGGAGCTCGAGATCCTCTGTGGCAGCCTTCTCGAGGTCCTCTTCAAGCGGCACATAGTTGAGCGAGATGTCAACAGCCATCGGACGGGGCTCGACTACGTTGAGCAGCATGAGTGACGCACCCATGCCCAAGGCAAATTCCTGGGCGTAACGCACCGCCTTTTTCGATACATCGGAAAAATCAACCGGACAGAGGATGGTCTTGATCTTGAACATGGCTGTATGTTTATGTTGTCTGTTTGCAGACCTTCACTGCAGGATTTCTTTCAAATATATAACAAAAATAAGCTCGCAGACTACCCAATACCCACCGTCTCAATGTAATTGCTATAGGAAAATAACGCTCTACGCACATAAATTTTACACCTAGGACACCCTTTGTCCCATAGCCCATAGTAGATTGCTTTTGAATCGCCGGCTTAACACATAGTGATTTATTGAAATCAATGCATAAATTACACCAATAGGACTTCACGGTAAGGCGGCATAGAATCAAATCAACCCTTCCTTCCCAACCAGAGAACGTTCTGCAATTTATGCAGTCGATTTGCGCGATTCTTGTCAATGTAGAAAACTCAGCCCAGTTCCCCCGATGAAACCCGTTGCACATCTCCGTCAATTAGAGGATTCCGTTTGGGAAGAACATTCCCTTCATGACCACCTCATGCATGTTGCAGAACTTGCCGGCAGATTTGCAAAAGAGTTCGGCAATGCCGACTGGCTGCAAGCTGCGGGATTATTGCATGATCTTGGCAAATTCAACCCGACCTGGCAGGAATATATCCGCAGGAACAATGGGGATTATTCCGAGGAGGATGATGGGCAAGATTGACCATTCCGCTGCTGGAGCCATACATGCCGTGCAGAAACACGCCCTGATCGGAAAAGCTCTGGCCTATCTCATTGCCGGCCATCACACGGGGTTGCCGGACTGGTATCGTGAACCCGGTACTGGCGGCCAAACATTGCCCGAACGGATAGAGAACAAGGATCATCATCATCTTCAACATGCATTACAGGGTAAGCCTCCGGCTGACATTCTTGAGGTTTCCTTACCGACGACGCACCCCTGTGGAAGCCCGACTCCAGCTCCCGAATTGATGCACCTGTGGATTCGCATGCTTTATTCCTGTCTTGTCGATGCGGACTTTCTCGATACAGAAGCATTCATGAATCCGGATAAGGCTCAAGCGAGGTTACATGCATACAATCTTTCCGAACTGAAAGATACGTTTAATCATTTCATGGCCCGGAAACAGGCTGGAGCTAAAGATTCACCAGTAAACCGGGCAAGAAACTTGATTCTAGAAGAATGCCGTACGAATGCCGCTCTGGAGCCGGGACTTTTTTCCCTGACGGTACCAACAGGTGGCGGAAAAACACTGTGCTCCATGGCATTTGCCCTTGAGCATGCAATCCGGTTCCAAAAAAAACGAATCATTGTTGCCATACCCTATACCAGTATCATCGAACAGACTGCCGATCAGTACCGACAGATATTTGGCAATGATGCGGTGCTTGAACATCACAGCAACCTCGATCCTGAAAAAGGAAGCGGGAAGTATAGGCTTGCCTCAGAGAACTGGGATGCACCAATTATCGTGACCACGAACGTGCAGTTGTTCGAATCTTTATTTGCCGCCAAAAGCTCAGCATGCCGGAAGCTCCACAACATCGTCAATTCAGTTATTGTGCTTGATGAAGCGCAGATGCTGCCCACCGGGTATCTGCAACCGGTTGTTTCCGTTCTGGAATTGCTTGCGGAGCATTTCAGAACCTCAATTGTCCTGTGCACAGCTACACAGCCAGTCTTGTCCGGCAGAGTCGGAACCGGACAGAATGTGCTGAAAGGTTTCAAGAATGACGGTGTCAGGGAACTGATGTCTGATCCCGACAACTTGTTCAAGGTATTTCAGCGAGTAACGGTAAACATGCTTGGCGATGCCGATGAGAGGCATGAATGGGACAAAATAGCTGAAGCCATTACGACCCAACGACAGGCGCTATGCATCGTCAATACCCGAAAAGATTGCCGTGAGCTACATGGGCTGATGCCGGAAGACACCATTCATCTTTCTGCACTCATGTGCCCTGAACACAGAAGCCAGGTTATCGCCGATATCAAGTCAAAGCTGATTGATGGAGAATCTGTTCGTGTCGTCAGTACACAACTGCTCGAAGCTGGTGTAGATATAGACTTCCCTAGGGTTTATCGAGCATTCAGCGGTCTTGACAGCATCGCACAAGCTGCTGGCAGATGCAACCGGGAAGGAAAACATGAAAGAGGGGATGTCCTCGTATTCAACCCACCGAAACCACCGCCTCCCGGCATCATGCTGAAGGCTGAACAAGCCGGGAAGGAGATGTTCCGAGCATTTCCAGAACTGGCAACGACCCTCATGCCGAGAGCCTTCAGACAGTACTTCAGCCTGTATTACGGACGCTTGAACAGTTTCGATGTACAGAAAATAATGGAACTGCTTGTTGCAGATGCCCCTCAGCTCAATATCCAGTTCCGTACGGCGGCCATGCGGTTCAAGCTGATCGATGACAAGAGCCAGCATGGTGTTATCGTGCGATACCGATCCGAAAGAATCGATAGCAACCCGCTGATCGACCAATTGCGTTATGGCGGCCCGAATCGCAAGTTGATGAGACAGTTGCAACGTTTTTCGGTCAACGTGTATGACAAAGATTTGATGCAACTCAGAAATAACGGGCTGATAGAAAACATCAACGGTGTATGGGTGCAGCTGTCGGAAAGTGCATACCATCCGGTTTTCGGATTGAACGTCGATGCAACACTGGACTATTACTGGTAAATCAATCACGGGGATGATACGCTATGGAACATTTCAACAAAACGTTCTGCCTTGAAGTGAAAGGGGATTACGCCTGTTTCACAAGGCCGGAGATGAAGGTGGAGCGCGTCAGTTACGACGTCATCACTCCTTCATCGGCGAGGGGGATTTTCGAAGCGATATTCTGGAAACCAGCCATTCGCTGGCGAATTCGAAAGATCGAAATATTGAATCCGATCAAATGGATTTCGGTGAGGCGCAATGAAGTCGGTCAAACCGCAAGCGACCGAAGTGAGGGGATTTTCATCGAAACAGCGCGACAGCAACGAGCAGGCTTGTTTCTACGGGATGTGGCCTACCGGCTTTACGCTGAACTTGAGTTCATCCCGCATCCCAACAGAACTGAAACAAAACGTTCTGTTCCAGAACCACTCCTTGACACATGGGAAAAAGAAGAGTTCAGAAAAGACGAAAACCCTGGCAAATACTATGGCATCTTCGAGCGTCGAGCTCGAAAAGGTCAGTGTTTCAACCAGCCATATCTCGGTTGCCGCGAGTTCAGTTGCGAATTCAGGTTGATTGATGGCCACACAACGGAAACAGTGCCAATCAGTGAAACGCGCGATCTTGGATTCATGCTCTACGATCTTGACTTTGAAAAGAACGTCAAAGAATCCTCACCAGCGTTTTTCAGGTGCTGTATGGAACAAGGAGTGATCAACGTCCCGGCTTGGGATAGCGAGGAGGTGAGAAAATGATTTTACAGGCTCTCTATGACTACTACCAGCGCAAAGCTGTCGATCCGGATAGCGGTATTGCGCCAGAAGGTTTCGTATGGAAAGAAATTCCTTTTGTTATAGTGATTAATCACGAGGGTGATTTCATCTCACTTGAAGATACCCGAGAAGGAGATGGCAAAAAGAAACGGGCGAAAAAATATTTGTTACCGAAATCAGTCGGACGTTCAGGATCCAATGGATGGATGACAAGCTTTCTTCTATGGGATCATTACGGCTATGTGTTGGGTCATGCAAGAAGTGAAGGTGAAAAAGATCAGGTGATGGCTCAAAAACAGATGCTAAGCTTTATTAAAAAGATTCAAGATTTGCCTCAGGAGATTAAAGAAGACAACGGTGTCTTGGCTGTCATTCGTTTTTATGATCAACGCTCATATGAAAAAGTAAAAGATTCAGATAAGTGGGAAGAGTGCTCTAAAATCATCGGGTGCAATATGAGTTTTAGGCTGGATGGCGATAGCAGTCTTATACCATGCAATACTAGCGTTCAGAAATATATTGCGGATCAATGTGACGAAAACGCTGATGGTGTTACCGGCTTATGTCTTATCACAGGGAAAAGAGGAGAAATAGCCAGAATTCACAGTGATACACCGATAAATAAAGACTCAAAAAAATTTGTGTCCTTTCAGAGGAGCTCAGGATATGACTCTTATGGAAAGGAACAGGCATTTAATGCCCCAATCAGTAAATCAGCTGAGTTCGCTTATACCACTGCCATGAATATGCTCTTAGGAAAGGACTCAATAAATAAAGTGCAGGTAGGTAATACGACAAGTATTTTCTGGTCACAAAAAGAAGATGTCTTTGAGGCGATTTTTCCATCATTCTTTGGGTACAATAAAGACAATCCTGATGCTGATGTCAAAGCTGTAAAAACTCTTTTTGAAAGTGCCTGGACGGGATACGTAAATACCAAC encodes the following:
- the mce gene encoding methylmalonyl-CoA epimerase; protein product: MISKIDHIAIAVSNLDEAVRTYMNVLGCGADAIRIEEVPSEQVRVAFIQVGETKIELLEPMSPESPISKFLEKNGEGMHHIAFSTDSVAREQERVTALGMRPLGEIRRGAGGKEILFLHPKDTGRVLMELTGKKKEE
- a CDS encoding carboxyl transferase domain-containing protein, translated to MKHFQLPFEKQEGFSYAHADIEALSEYDKYLLSFHPERPRYLDYLTLFEKQEECLRSDRFGSCTIQVHRAELTLNGTTHRVMLIGQQSSPTSDFARLQEIMKNPEEIARWNHGMPTPAAFQKAIEAIALAEAEKRTIITIIDTAGADPTEASEAGGIAWKIGRCMQSLAEASVPTLSVIINRGCSGGAIALSGCDGILAMEYATYMVISPEACSSILFHTRQKAALAAELSRITAHEGLELGIIDDLIPESEGPAHRFPDGALRSFRSGVLRWLEKLSALSLDEVFSSRMERWKRIGRWEYMAEEEIKTFEKPVRNLPDAPEKNRFVPRHKGCRDSEGRAIVDPVLFSTLRRDNFRCDTCLHRYLRLTAHDYIALVLDEGSFREHPQTRHIIDSDILAFPNYPEKLREARQRSGTATAFITGDGRIEGQDVVFCASNFSFLGGSFSMSTGEKLRIAACIALERQCPLVIHATGGGARMHEGCSSMTSIPKIHVALSAVERAGLPLVTIISDPTLGGVAIGAGSRGEHIIEHNAGNIGFSGKRVIEQYTGLPTSKGFQTADWLREKGYASRIARPSEMKREISAIISRQPSNSKQ
- a CDS encoding methylmalonyl-CoA mutase subunit beta, giving the protein MTAQEPGLGYSEFPAVSRVEWKERVASDLGEGKTYDRIVWQTPDGFPLEPWYGINEPSPRIRVPMQAGGTTAVSCRRITAEDPEEANRDALRALEEGAGALEFVMTGKESCRPAYTRRLLSGISLENVPVWFSGTPDHLALTGALAAMDGFSANTGGLLSPPPAGDSGLLQALCSGEGLPVTFGTLCVDTVPFHDRGATPAEEVALALAGMSDMIEELLEAGIPGESIAGKMTITMAVGSSHFLEMAKPRALRALLPHLLEAYGIPADTLPRLFARTSRRNLSLLDPHTNLLRLTTETASAIAGGYETLEIAPFDAGKSTSAGEAARISMNIHLLLTMEAGLGRVQDPAAGSPFIETMTAKLAGTAWEIFKTIESAGGLSAASPLVESMIAAARSAALKQAATRKKTLVGVNRYPADLLPQQLLHLDALTATADESVEGSETARFERIRLRTASHALKTGRTPSVFIWMHGNPAVSRLQAGFTEDFFRCGGFAISGSAELAVEAASCATALADKPSFVVLCIAEKDPVPSAESICRMLKEASSGIIPVMAGKPPEGHERLTAAGIDSFIYTGVDCPAMLEKYQHTTGA
- the scpA gene encoding methylmalonyl-CoA mutase, with product MKPDFSSIDIFSGAVPAAPQHDEAETPRWLTPEGLGECRSYAGREEASEAHLQGAPGFPPFTAGPYSTMYTTRPWTIRQYAGFSTAEESNLFYRRNLAAGQKGLSVAFDLPTHRGYDSDHPRVVGDVGKAGVAIDSVEDMKILFDGIPLGDISVSMTMNGAVLPVMAFYIVAAEEEGVGPEKLSGTIQNDILKEFMVRNTYIYPPAPSMRIIADIFRYTSATMPKFNSISISGYHMQEAGATADLELAFTLADGLEYLRTGLEAGLDIDAFAPRLSFFWASGMNYFTEIAKLRAARMLWAKIVKRFNPKNPKSLMLRSHTQTSGWSLTEQDPFNNVARTCIEALGAALGHTQSLHTNALDEAIALPSPFSARIARNTQLYLQEETDITRSIDPWSGSYYVESLTSQLASKAWKIIEEIEEAGGMVKAIEQGIPKRQIEEAAARKQSRIDRGEDSIIGLNAYRTAEKTDIELLEVDNTMVLHKQMERLERIKATRNPEETQAALRAMTECARSGEGNLLALAVDAARKRATLGEISSACEEVFGRYRSTVRLNSNVYMSGMEHNHRFREAQDLADTFASIEGRRPRIMVAKVGQDGHDRGAKVIAAGFADVGFDVDISPLFQTPEEVVQQALDNDVHLIGISSLAAGHKTLIPETVKLLREAGREDILVIAGGIIPERDHAFLRREGVAAIFGPGTVIADAAIEILSILIGKTGV
- the meaB gene encoding methylmalonyl Co-A mutase-associated GTPase MeaB is translated as MSRQGSAGTGGPLDAESIARGVIGGNRQMLARAITLVESENPVHAESARRILEQCITEGRHAMRIAVTGSPGAGKSTFIESLGEEIISNGHSLAVLAVDPSSLRSRGSILGDKARMEKLTARKEAFIRPTASSGHLGGGAPKTHETMLLLEAAGYEVIILETVGVGQSEVHADAMTDFVLLLMLPGSGDELQGIKRGIMEIADAVGVTKADGERVELAKATASDFTAALGMLPEKHPGHRRKVLLTSARSGAGIKETWGEITGFFDLLQKSGELELRQLQQRSSLLRDLVEWGLRKAYRSDPAIQQRKAEIEAEVAAGRLSPFEGADLLVEAFRLRR
- a CDS encoding universal stress protein, with amino-acid sequence MFKIKTILCPVDFSDVSKKAVRYAQEFALGMGASLMLLNVVEPRPMAVDISLNYVPLEEDLEKAATEDLELLLGELRAAGIKADGLVRIGNPADIILERLNELDVNLIIMGSHGKKGLSRLLMGSVAETIVRRAGCPVLIVKDDEKEFIGEA
- a CDS encoding CRISPR-associated endonuclease Cas3''; protein product: MKPVAHLRQLEDSVWEEHSLHDHLMHVAELAGRFAKEFGNADWLQAAGLLHDLGKFNPTWQEYIRRNNGDYSEEDDGQD
- the cas3 gene encoding CRISPR-associated helicase Cas3', producing the protein MMGKIDHSAAGAIHAVQKHALIGKALAYLIAGHHTGLPDWYREPGTGGQTLPERIENKDHHHLQHALQGKPPADILEVSLPTTHPCGSPTPAPELMHLWIRMLYSCLVDADFLDTEAFMNPDKAQARLHAYNLSELKDTFNHFMARKQAGAKDSPVNRARNLILEECRTNAALEPGLFSLTVPTGGGKTLCSMAFALEHAIRFQKKRIIVAIPYTSIIEQTADQYRQIFGNDAVLEHHSNLDPEKGSGKYRLASENWDAPIIVTTNVQLFESLFAAKSSACRKLHNIVNSVIVLDEAQMLPTGYLQPVVSVLELLAEHFRTSIVLCTATQPVLSGRVGTGQNVLKGFKNDGVRELMSDPDNLFKVFQRVTVNMLGDADERHEWDKIAEAITTQRQALCIVNTRKDCRELHGLMPEDTIHLSALMCPEHRSQVIADIKSKLIDGESVRVVSTQLLEAGVDIDFPRVYRAFSGLDSIAQAAGRCNREGKHERGDVLVFNPPKPPPPGIMLKAEQAGKEMFRAFPELATTLMPRAFRQYFSLYYGRLNSFDVQKIMELLVADAPQLNIQFRTAAMRFKLIDDKSQHGVIVRYRSERIDSNPLIDQLRYGGPNRKLMRQLQRFSVNVYDKDLMQLRNNGLIENINGVWVQLSESAYHPVFGLNVDATLDYYW